From Funiculus sociatus GB2-C1:
CCTGTGACGGCTTGGAGCTGTGCTCACGGGGTAAATCGCTGGCAGGATGACTGCGGTTGCGGCGGCGAAGGGGGTGTTTGGCACCAAAAATGGCGTCGTCCCCTGCGGACTGCTCTCGATTGGTTGCGGGATCAGCTGGCTAAAGTTTATGAGGAGCATGGAAAGCAGGTTTTCCGCGATCCCTGGCAAGCGCGGGATGAATATATCCAGGTAATACGCGATCGCTCACCTGCCAATGTCGAAAAATTCCTCACCCGCCACCGTTCGCGCAAACTTACCGCCGCTGAACAGGTAGATGCCCTGCGCCTGTTGGAAATGCAGCGCCACAGCCTGTTAATGTACACCAGTTGCGGTTGGTTTTTTGAAGAACTTTCTCGACCCGAAGGAACGCAGATTCTCCGCTACGCTTCGCGTGCGTTGGAACTAGCGGGAGATGTCTCAGGTATCCAGCTTGAAAAACCATTTATCAAGCGCCTCTCCCAAGCTGCTAGTAATGTTGAATTGTTCAAGCACGGTGCTGAAGTCTACCGCCAGCTAGTCGTAACTGCCCAGATTACTATGGAGCAAGTGGCGGCACACTATGCCATCAGTTCTCTGTTTACGACTTATCCCGCACAACAGCGGATTTACTGCTACGATGCCCATCAGTTAGATTACCAATTGCAACGCATGGGATCGCTGACTCTGGCTGTGGGGCAGCTGCGGCTGGTTTCAGAGATTACCTGGGAAAGCACTCATTTAGTCTTTGCAGTTCTCCATCTGGGGGGTTGGGATTTCCACTGCTGCATTCAACCATTTGCAGGTCGTCGTACTTACAGCCATCTCAAAGAGAAGCTGTTTGCATCGCTGCAAGAAGCTAGTGCAGCTCACGCTATCCTGGCGATGAGTCAACTGTTTAACGGTCACTCGTTCAACTTACAGAAGTTGTTTCCAGAGGAGCGTCACCGGATTATGCGGCTGTTAAGTCACAACACTCTGACTCGGCTGGATCAGTTATATACACAGGTTTACCGGGATAATTATGGTGTTCTGATGGCGTTCCATCGCGACGACTTGCCTGTACCACAAGAGTTGCAGGTAGCGGCAGAAGTGGCGATTTCTAACCGCGCCGCGATCGCACTCCAGGCCTTGGAGCAAGAAAACGGCGATCCCCAACAAAGTTTGAGTTACCTGGCAGAACTAGAAGCGATCGCTACCGAAGCCAATCATCTGCGCTGCCGTCTGAATATACCAGATGCAAAGCCAACTCTAGAGCAGTTGATATTGCGATCGCTCTGGCACCTCTTGCACGGCTCTAACCCAGCCACTCTGTCGGCAGATGTCCAACGTTTAGAGCGCACGATTGAAGTTGCCAATCAACTCAACTTGGGCTTATCTATGTTCCGGGCGCAGGAGCTATACTTCCACTGTCTGCACAATCAAATTGTGCCTCAGTTGTCATCAGAAACTAACTCAAATTCGTCGCACCTACATCAGTTGCTACGCTTGGGTCAAAAGTTAGCTGTTGATGTTAGCGCCTGGTTGTAAAAAGGTTTTCATGTAAAAGGTAGAGACGTTAAATTTAACGTCTCTACCTTTTAATTAGTGATTTTGTGGATAATTAAAAGCCCCTCTCCTTTTAGGAGAGGGGTTGGTCAGAGGTGTTCACCACCCCAGAACTAACTAAACACGATTAGATGCGATCGCGTCTGACGTTTGTATCATCTACCGGAAGACTTCCGGAATCTACATCTAACTCTTCACGACGCAGCTGTTCTTGAGCGGTAACAGTGTCGTGTTCGACTTCTTTGTGGATTCTGACTTCCTCACGCACAAAGGCTTCCTTGTGAATGTCAGGAGTCTCCTCGTAAATTTCCATGTGTGCGACTTCGCCTTGACGGAAAGTAGCCTCGCCAGGAGCAACTGCCCTTCCAGCGTCTGCTGGAGTTACGCGCTCAACAACTACTCGCTCTTTCTCAATGGGTACGGAAACTCTTGCAGTTTCGGTTTCAACGTGCTTACCAACCGCCACTTCTGCGGTCTTAACGCGCTTTTTATTTGCAACCAGCCGCTCTTCGTACAGTTTGAGAGTTTGATGATCCTGCTCATTCATATTGTACAAATGTGCATCTTGCTGATAGTTGTAGCTATCGCGATCGTAAGCAGCAGTGGTAGGCGTAGCAGGGATATTCCCTGTCATCGGAGCCGCATAGGGCATAGGAGCTATCGGTGGTGCGCCCATTGCAGCCGAAGCATCCAAAGGAGTTGTTGTGTTTATCGGTGCCGTTGTTTCCACATTTGGCTCTACAGATGATCCGCGATAAACTCCTCTCACCTGCTCTTCATAATCGTAATCAACCTTCAGGTCATCGCCGAACTCAGGTAAAGCCTCTGCTTGCTCTTTCGTCAGTCCTACAGCATAGACACGGCGATCATCATAGTCGATGCGAGAACGGCCAACTGGTAGCAATACTTTCTTGCCAAAAACCCAGAAGCCTGTATCTACAACCAGATATCGAAAATTCCCTTCTTCATCCACCATGATGTTTTTGACACTGCCAATCTTGTCATCATCTATGGATGAATAAACATCAAATCCTTTGATGTCATCGCCGCCAAAAGTGTCCTGATAGTTTGTATCAAAGTCTTCGAGCTTGTAAAGAACCATATTTTATTTTTCTCCTTCTTTTATTCACTTACTATCTAGCTTAAAAGTATTTGCGATCGCTCCATCTGGCTAGGGACTGACTTAATTAATTTTTATATATTGTACTTACAGCGGATGTCGAAAGTTTAAGCCCTTCTCTTCCCTGCCAAGCTGTTATTTAGTATTAACGTTATATTAAATTCCAATACATTCAATACATAACCATCTTAACTAATAACAAATTTTACTCTATCATCTCCCTTAAGATAGTTTTTTAGCCAACCACCCGATAGAGATAAGAAAATTGAAATTAGCCCGGCTCTTAAAAAACTAAAAAAATGAGCAATTTCTAATTATCTCCAATCTTCTAATCTGCCTATAGATATATATTTCTCCATCGCCAGGGGGGGAATTAAAATCATCCGACAGGTAGACATAATTATATAAAAAAAATATTTGGAGGTATCT
This genomic window contains:
- a CDS encoding DUF3536 domain-containing protein; the protein is MTSAADIPASMYAAQETVASEATDPLKTATGVYVTVHGHFYQPPRENPYLDAIERQPSAAPFHDWNERIHHECYRPNAFARVLNDRGELVEIVNNYEYLSFNIGPTLMSWLERYDVEVYQRIVEADRKSCDRLNGHGNAIAQVYNHIIMPLANERDKQTQIRWGKEDFRSRFGRDPEGMWLAETAVDYATLEALVAEGIKFIVLAPSQAERCRLIPTDEQPVTQWLEVGGSQIDPTRPYRCYLNGNRGLAIGDWELGDRLPSPTTDPQSLPYIDIFFYDGPISRDMGFNDVLGWAGTFAGRIGSAVRGDHRQSQLISVATDGETFGHHKGGTEKTLAFAFTHELPRRGWTVTNYAHYLSLNTPKWEVELKPVTAWSCAHGVNRWQDDCGCGGEGGVWHQKWRRPLRTALDWLRDQLAKVYEEHGKQVFRDPWQARDEYIQVIRDRSPANVEKFLTRHRSRKLTAAEQVDALRLLEMQRHSLLMYTSCGWFFEELSRPEGTQILRYASRALELAGDVSGIQLEKPFIKRLSQAASNVELFKHGAEVYRQLVVTAQITMEQVAAHYAISSLFTTYPAQQRIYCYDAHQLDYQLQRMGSLTLAVGQLRLVSEITWESTHLVFAVLHLGGWDFHCCIQPFAGRRTYSHLKEKLFASLQEASAAHAILAMSQLFNGHSFNLQKLFPEERHRIMRLLSHNTLTRLDQLYTQVYRDNYGVLMAFHRDDLPVPQELQVAAEVAISNRAAIALQALEQENGDPQQSLSYLAELEAIATEANHLRCRLNIPDAKPTLEQLILRSLWHLLHGSNPATLSADVQRLERTIEVANQLNLGLSMFRAQELYFHCLHNQIVPQLSSETNSNSSHLHQLLRLGQKLAVDVSAWL
- a CDS encoding DUF2382 domain-containing protein, giving the protein MVLYKLEDFDTNYQDTFGGDDIKGFDVYSSIDDDKIGSVKNIMVDEEGNFRYLVVDTGFWVFGKKVLLPVGRSRIDYDDRRVYAVGLTKEQAEALPEFGDDLKVDYDYEEQVRGVYRGSSVEPNVETTAPINTTTPLDASAAMGAPPIAPMPYAAPMTGNIPATPTTAAYDRDSYNYQQDAHLYNMNEQDHQTLKLYEERLVANKKRVKTAEVAVGKHVETETARVSVPIEKERVVVERVTPADAGRAVAPGEATFRQGEVAHMEIYEETPDIHKEAFVREEVRIHKEVEHDTVTAQEQLRREELDVDSGSLPVDDTNVRRDRI